In Pseudobythopirellula maris, a single window of DNA contains:
- a CDS encoding RNA polymerase sigma factor encodes MATAFETETTFQLDDRLADPLTEMTTEELVLEAQLGDRAAFGELVTRFEGMVQSVAMRRLGDHAEAQELSQEVLIKAMERLHQLKEPAAFGGWLRQITVRMAINRQVRRRRHVSAEPQTLEAVCVEPSTPIDLALTVERAEQVRDGMGRLGEMDRSTLEAFYMRGESLLEMSDAFSAPVGTIKRRLHVARKRLAVELAEAFAAADESPELLSA; translated from the coding sequence ATGGCTACCGCTTTCGAGACCGAAACGACTTTCCAGCTGGACGACCGGTTGGCCGATCCGCTGACCGAGATGACCACCGAAGAGTTGGTGCTCGAGGCCCAACTGGGCGACCGGGCCGCCTTCGGCGAGCTCGTCACACGCTTCGAGGGGATGGTGCAGAGCGTCGCGATGCGGCGACTGGGCGACCACGCCGAGGCGCAGGAGCTCAGCCAAGAGGTGCTCATCAAGGCGATGGAGCGGCTGCACCAGCTCAAGGAGCCGGCCGCCTTCGGCGGGTGGCTGCGGCAGATCACCGTGCGGATGGCGATCAACCGTCAGGTGCGTCGTCGCCGGCACGTGTCGGCCGAGCCGCAGACGCTCGAGGCGGTTTGCGTCGAGCCCTCGACGCCGATCGACTTGGCGCTGACCGTCGAGCGGGCCGAGCAGGTGCGCGACGGCATGGGCCGGCTCGGCGAGATGGACCGCAGCACGCTCGAGGCGTTCTACATGCGGGGCGAGTCGCTCCTGGAGATGAGCGACGCGTTCTCGGCGCCGGTCGGCACGATCAAGCGTCGGCTGCACGTGGCGCGCAAGCGGCTGGCGGTGGAGCTCGCCGAGGCGTTCGCCGCGGCCGACGAGTCGCCCGAGCTGCTCAGTGCCTGA
- the rpoN gene encoding RNA polymerase factor sigma-54 encodes MRLSLGQQMQLAQKQVLAPRMIQSMEILQLPILALQERIEQEMQDNPCLDLVEPGSESDGDGADGDSNDRESADSGDDSERELVVDESHSEDDFERLVNMAENLPDDYEERSRPSRGQMEAEADRAHDQLANMVARAESLSDYLHHQISWFDLEEELRKMVDRIIFSLDTNGYLKTPLEELLPPLAPELNGSAEEARAAQLELAERALVVVQHLDPRGVGARSLRECLLLQLQPGMPLEEEVRTLITDHLADLEGNRLPLIAKKTGYSIDTINVALEELRHLKPKPGADFIDAVVPSVTPDVFVEKNDDGKYEVRLEDGTLPPLYVSPYYRKMLQRASGADTETREYIKRKVNSAQWLIESIEQRRSTLTRVSQAIVDHQTRFLDDGPDAIEPLKMQQIADKVHVHVTTVSRAVDDKWIQTPRGIFPLKRFFVGGTTSADGEEVAWDRVRIKLQEIVDAEDKSAPLSDDALVKALAEEGITVARRTVTKYRKAMDIPSSRQRRDWTEKEAPAG; translated from the coding sequence ATGCGCCTCTCGCTCGGTCAGCAAATGCAGCTGGCGCAAAAGCAGGTGCTCGCGCCGCGGATGATCCAGTCGATGGAGATCCTCCAGCTGCCGATCTTGGCGCTGCAGGAACGCATCGAACAGGAGATGCAAGACAACCCGTGCCTCGACCTGGTGGAGCCCGGCTCCGAGTCGGACGGCGACGGGGCGGACGGCGATTCGAACGACCGCGAGTCGGCCGACTCGGGCGACGACAGCGAGCGCGAGCTGGTGGTGGACGAGAGCCACAGCGAGGACGACTTCGAGCGCCTCGTGAACATGGCCGAGAACCTGCCGGACGACTACGAGGAGCGTAGCCGCCCCTCGCGTGGTCAGATGGAGGCCGAGGCCGACCGCGCCCACGACCAACTGGCCAACATGGTCGCGCGTGCGGAGAGCCTGTCCGATTATCTGCACCACCAGATCAGCTGGTTCGACCTGGAGGAAGAGCTCCGCAAGATGGTCGACCGGATCATCTTCAGCCTCGACACGAACGGCTACCTCAAGACGCCGCTCGAGGAATTGCTCCCCCCCTTGGCGCCGGAGCTCAACGGCTCGGCCGAGGAGGCGCGAGCCGCTCAGCTCGAGCTGGCCGAGCGCGCTCTGGTGGTGGTGCAGCACCTCGACCCGCGCGGTGTGGGCGCCCGCAGCCTGCGCGAGTGTTTGCTGCTGCAGCTGCAGCCCGGCATGCCGCTCGAGGAGGAGGTCCGTACGCTGATCACCGACCACCTGGCCGATCTGGAGGGAAACCGCCTGCCGCTGATCGCCAAGAAGACCGGCTACTCGATCGACACGATCAACGTGGCGCTCGAGGAGCTGCGGCATTTGAAGCCGAAGCCGGGCGCCGACTTCATCGACGCCGTCGTGCCGAGCGTCACGCCGGACGTGTTCGTCGAGAAGAACGACGACGGCAAGTACGAGGTGCGGCTCGAGGACGGCACGCTGCCGCCGCTCTACGTGAGCCCGTACTACCGCAAGATGCTGCAACGCGCCTCGGGCGCCGACACCGAGACCCGCGAGTACATCAAGCGCAAGGTCAACTCGGCCCAGTGGCTGATCGAGTCGATCGAGCAGCGTCGCAGCACGCTGACCCGCGTTTCGCAGGCGATCGTCGACCACCAGACGCGGTTCCTGGACGACGGCCCCGACGCGATCGAGCCGCTGAAGATGCAGCAGATCGCCGACAAGGTGCACGTGCACGTCACGACCGTGAGCCGGGCGGTCGACGACAAGTGGATCCAGACGCCGCGAGGCATTTTCCCACTGAAGCGGTTCTTTGTCGGCGGCACGACGAGCGCCGACGGCGAGGAGGTGGCTTGGGACCGGGTGCGGATCAAGCTGCAAGAGATCGTCGACGCCGAGGACAAGTCGGCGCCGCTCTCGGACGACGCCTTGGTGAAGGCCCTGGCCGAAGAGGGGATCACCGTGGCCCGTCGCACCGTGACCAAGTACCGCAAAGCGATGGACATCCCCAGCAGCCGCCAGCGGCGCGACTGGACCGAGAAAGAAGCCCCGGCCGGCTGA
- a CDS encoding CBS domain-containing protein, with product MDFQLSLQSEKARSAHPDQPLAIDPGASLGEAISLLRAQKSSAVMVCEGDQLVGIFTERDALRLMAGKADFSAPVSSAMSPEPVTVDENATLAEAIQLMTDGGYRHLPLMSGDGKAGSTPIGSVDVRGIVHYLVEHFPNTIYNLPPSGAESSAEREGA from the coding sequence GTGGACTTCCAACTCAGCTTGCAGAGCGAAAAGGCTCGCTCCGCCCACCCCGATCAGCCGCTCGCGATTGACCCGGGCGCTTCCCTCGGCGAGGCCATCTCGCTCTTGCGGGCGCAGAAGTCGAGCGCAGTGATGGTGTGCGAGGGCGATCAGCTTGTCGGCATCTTCACCGAACGCGACGCCCTGAGGCTGATGGCCGGCAAGGCCGACTTCTCGGCGCCGGTCAGCTCGGCGATGTCGCCCGAACCGGTGACGGTCGACGAGAACGCCACGCTTGCCGAGGCGATCCAACTGATGACCGACGGCGGCTACCGTCACCTGCCGCTGATGTCGGGCGACGGCAAAGCGGGTTCGACGCCGATCGGCTCGGTCGACGTGCGGGGGATCGTCCACTACTTGGTGGAGCACTTCCCCAACACGATCTACAACCTGCCTCCCAGCGGGGCCGAGTCGAGCGCCGAACGGGAAGGCGCGTAG
- a CDS encoding SAM-dependent methyltransferase produces the protein MLELLWNAPLSEASMDRCLSAIELPTGARVLDVGCGCGEVLIRLHERHGLTGMGVDTSAACLEEARRRAVSRILYGALEFVLADVTVLDLEREAYGLALCLGASHAFGHGPHAFGGALERLAELVEPGGLILIADKYLKQPAPPEYRRLLGPAPPDDQTHAANVMTGAELGLTALGAWTSCDQEWDDYEWARQRVVEGRAARRRKHAGVNGFEGAADDATADTESVARALAKRRAWMAAYLRHGRHTLGYGVYLFKKGDNPPPGADN, from the coding sequence ATGCTTGAACTGCTGTGGAACGCCCCGCTCAGCGAGGCGAGCATGGACCGTTGCCTCTCGGCCATCGAGCTGCCCACCGGGGCCCGGGTGCTCGATGTCGGTTGCGGTTGCGGCGAAGTGTTGATCCGGCTGCACGAGCGGCACGGGCTCACGGGCATGGGCGTCGACACCTCGGCCGCTTGTCTCGAAGAGGCGCGGCGGCGGGCCGTGTCGCGCATCTTGTACGGCGCGCTCGAGTTTGTGCTCGCCGACGTGACGGTGCTCGACCTGGAGCGCGAGGCGTATGGCCTCGCCCTCTGCCTGGGCGCCAGTCACGCCTTCGGCCACGGCCCCCACGCCTTCGGCGGGGCGCTCGAGCGGCTCGCCGAGCTGGTCGAGCCGGGCGGGCTGATCTTGATCGCCGACAAGTACCTCAAGCAACCCGCGCCGCCGGAGTACCGCCGGCTGCTCGGCCCCGCGCCGCCCGACGATCAAACACACGCCGCGAACGTGATGACAGGCGCCGAGCTGGGGCTCACAGCCCTGGGCGCCTGGACGAGTTGCGACCAGGAGTGGGACGACTACGAGTGGGCCCGCCAGCGGGTGGTCGAGGGCCGCGCGGCGCGGCGTCGTAAGCATGCGGGCGTCAACGGATTCGAGGGAGCGGCCGACGACGCGACGGCCGACACCGAGTCGGTCGCCCGCGCGCTCGCCAAGCGGCGTGCGTGGATGGCCGCCTACCTGCGGCATGGCCGCCACACGTTGGGCTACGGCGTGTACCTGTTTAAGAAAGGTGACAACCCGCCTCCGGGCGCCGACAATTAA
- a CDS encoding 2-oxoacid:acceptor oxidoreductase subunit alpha has protein sequence MATVAEKGVEQLDAATVRFCGDSGDGMQLAGTQFTQTSALAGNDVATFPDFPAEIRAPRGTKAGVSGFQIHFSSHEIFTPGDAVDALVAMNPAALATNLVDLRPGGILVCNSSAFDKKGLEQAGYETNPLEDGSLEGQYKLHSVDMTKVTRDAVEGLGLSVKEADRCRNFFAMGLVFWLYDRSLDPTLRFIEDKFAKRPDVVQANTAALKAGFNYGETVEAIHTQYHVPKAKLEPGTYRNIMGNTALAWGLMAAAKASEKRLYLGAYPITPASDILHELCKHKNYDVMTFQAEDEIAAMTATIGAAFAGAMAVTASSGPGIALKGEGMGLAVIMELPMIVINVQRGGPSTGLPTKTEQSDLLQAVFGRNGECPMPIIAASSPGDCFDTAQEAWRLAVKHMTPVFLLTDGYIANGSEPWQVPKFSDLPKIPITHPGPLNEGEEFNAYQRDEWLARPWALPGTPTLEHRLGGLEKQDVTGNVSYDPTNHQHMIDTRAQKVAMIAEDIPEQAVDGATEGDLLVLSWGGPYGACATAVHTAQKAGKSVSHAHLRYINPFPKNLGDLLGSFKRVLIPELNCGQLSVLIRDRYMIDTVGLNKVQGKPFTVGEIVEKINELVA, from the coding sequence ATGGCTACTGTAGCGGAGAAGGGCGTCGAGCAACTCGACGCGGCGACTGTGCGTTTCTGTGGAGACTCGGGCGACGGCATGCAGCTGGCCGGCACGCAGTTCACGCAGACCTCGGCCCTGGCCGGCAACGACGTCGCCACGTTCCCCGACTTCCCGGCCGAGATCCGCGCACCGCGCGGAACCAAGGCGGGTGTTTCGGGATTCCAGATCCATTTCTCCAGCCACGAGATCTTCACCCCGGGCGACGCGGTCGACGCCCTGGTGGCGATGAACCCGGCCGCGCTGGCGACGAACCTCGTTGACCTGCGCCCGGGCGGCATCCTGGTCTGCAACTCGAGCGCGTTCGACAAGAAGGGCCTCGAGCAAGCGGGCTACGAGACCAACCCGCTCGAAGACGGCAGCCTCGAGGGTCAGTACAAGCTGCACAGCGTCGACATGACCAAGGTCACCCGCGATGCGGTCGAGGGCCTCGGCCTGAGCGTCAAGGAAGCCGACCGCTGCCGCAACTTCTTCGCCATGGGCCTGGTGTTCTGGCTCTACGACCGGTCGCTCGACCCGACGCTGCGATTCATCGAAGACAAGTTCGCCAAGCGGCCCGATGTGGTGCAGGCCAACACGGCGGCGCTGAAGGCGGGTTTCAACTACGGCGAGACCGTCGAGGCGATCCACACCCAGTACCACGTGCCCAAGGCCAAGCTCGAGCCGGGCACCTACCGCAACATCATGGGCAACACCGCCCTGGCTTGGGGCCTGATGGCGGCGGCCAAGGCTTCGGAGAAGCGGCTGTACCTGGGCGCCTACCCGATCACGCCGGCCAGCGACATCTTGCACGAGCTCTGCAAGCACAAGAACTACGACGTGATGACGTTCCAGGCCGAGGACGAGATCGCGGCGATGACCGCCACGATCGGCGCCGCGTTCGCCGGCGCGATGGCCGTCACGGCCAGCAGCGGTCCTGGCATCGCGCTGAAGGGCGAGGGCATGGGCCTGGCCGTGATCATGGAGCTGCCGATGATCGTCATCAACGTGCAGCGCGGCGGCCCCTCGACCGGCCTGCCGACCAAGACCGAGCAGTCCGACCTGCTGCAGGCCGTGTTCGGCCGCAACGGCGAGTGCCCGATGCCCATCATCGCGGCGAGCAGCCCGGGCGACTGCTTCGACACGGCCCAGGAGGCGTGGCGTTTGGCCGTCAAGCACATGACGCCGGTCTTCCTGCTGACCGACGGCTACATCGCCAACGGCTCGGAGCCTTGGCAGGTTCCCAAGTTCAGCGACCTGCCGAAGATCCCGATCACTCACCCCGGCCCGCTGAACGAGGGCGAGGAGTTCAACGCCTACCAGCGCGACGAGTGGCTCGCCCGCCCGTGGGCGCTGCCCGGCACGCCGACGCTGGAGCACCGCCTGGGCGGCCTCGAGAAGCAGGACGTCACGGGCAACGTGAGCTACGACCCGACGAACCACCAGCACATGATCGACACGCGGGCCCAGAAGGTCGCGATGATCGCCGAGGACATCCCCGAGCAGGCCGTCGACGGCGCGACCGAGGGCGACCTGCTCGTCCTCAGCTGGGGCGGCCCCTACGGCGCCTGCGCCACGGCGGTCCACACCGCTCAGAAGGCGGGCAAGTCGGTCTCGCACGCCCACCTCAGGTACATCAACCCGTTCCCGAAAAACCTGGGCGACCTGCTCGGGTCGTTCAAGCGGGTGCTGATCCCCGAGCTGAACTGCGGCCAGCTGAGCGTGCTGATCCGCGACCGCTACATGATCGACACCGTGGGCCTCAACAAGGTGCAGGGCAAGCCGTTCACCGTCGGTGAGATCGTCGAAAAGATCAACGAGCTGGTCGCCTGA
- a CDS encoding peptidylprolyl isomerase — protein MFHAFPLRSSLVALALTACLGASARANTTVRFETTMGDFEIGLFDTETPITVDNFLNYVEDGDWVDSIFHRSAEDFVVQGGGFYDDLTSVPTDASIQNEFSAARSNLRGTVAMAKLGSSPDSATSQWFVNLGDNSANLDFQNGGFTVFGVILGDGMDLFDSINELPRIDATSEGSAFGELPVLNALDGTDPDNLVVVTNVSVVTGPTIVESVSPPPPASGGSTPTVPEPATGLLALTAAAFAAARHRRG, from the coding sequence ATGTTCCACGCCTTCCCACTTCGATCGTCGCTCGTCGCCCTCGCGCTCACGGCGTGCCTCGGCGCGTCCGCCAGGGCGAACACCACGGTCCGTTTCGAAACGACCATGGGCGACTTCGAGATCGGGCTGTTCGACACCGAGACGCCGATCACGGTCGACAACTTCCTCAACTACGTGGAGGACGGCGACTGGGTCGACTCGATCTTCCACCGCTCGGCCGAAGACTTTGTCGTGCAGGGGGGCGGGTTCTACGACGACCTTACTAGCGTTCCGACCGACGCCTCGATCCAGAACGAGTTCAGCGCCGCGCGCTCGAATCTCCGCGGCACGGTGGCGATGGCCAAGTTGGGAAGCAGTCCCGATTCGGCGACCTCGCAGTGGTTCGTGAATCTCGGCGACAACTCGGCCAATCTCGACTTCCAGAACGGCGGCTTCACGGTGTTCGGCGTGATCCTCGGCGACGGCATGGACCTGTTCGATTCGATCAACGAACTCCCACGTATCGACGCCACGAGCGAAGGGAGCGCCTTCGGCGAGCTGCCCGTGCTCAACGCTCTGGACGGGACCGACCCGGACAACCTGGTGGTGGTGACCAACGTCTCGGTGGTCACGGGCCCGACCATCGTTGAGTCTGTCTCGCCGCCGCCGCCCGCCTCGGGGGGCTCGACCCCAACCGTCCCCGAGCCCGCGACGGGGCTCTTGGCCCTCACGGCTGCGGCCTTCGCCGCCGCCCGCCACCGGCGCGGCTGA
- a CDS encoding CBS domain-containing protein, whose amino-acid sequence MLVCPNCGADDLIEGDDQCDVCQQPLTDLFIRVPECSVEASLLRDQVGELPVHPPVYVEPSTTVGDALRLMVDNGIGCVLVVAPDGRGGERLAGIFSERDAVVRFGAEAAAAHDKPISRYMTANPAVVSASDKIAFAIQKMDVGGYRHLPVMEDAKPVSLISIRDILRYLTERAAAATG is encoded by the coding sequence ATGCTAGTTTGTCCGAACTGCGGAGCCGACGACCTCATCGAGGGCGACGACCAGTGCGACGTCTGCCAACAACCGCTCACGGACTTGTTCATTCGCGTGCCGGAGTGTTCGGTCGAGGCGTCGCTGCTGCGTGACCAGGTGGGCGAGTTGCCGGTCCACCCGCCCGTTTACGTGGAGCCCAGCACGACGGTCGGCGACGCCCTGCGGCTGATGGTCGACAACGGCATCGGCTGCGTGCTGGTGGTGGCGCCCGACGGACGCGGCGGCGAGCGGCTCGCCGGCATCTTCAGCGAACGCGACGCCGTGGTGCGTTTCGGGGCCGAGGCCGCCGCGGCCCACGACAAGCCGATCAGCCGCTACATGACCGCCAACCCGGCGGTCGTATCGGCCTCGGACAAGATCGCCTTCGCGATCCAAAAGATGGACGTCGGCGGCTACCGCCACCTGCCGGTGATGGAAGACGCCAAGCCGGTCAGCCTGATCTCGATCCGAGACATCTTGCGCTACCTCACAGAGCGTGCGGCCGCTGCGACCGGCTGA
- a CDS encoding LemA family protein, which yields MEAAIPLLLLLGAVLAAPFVWFLINYNRFVTLRQHLRESWSDIGVEMQRRYDLIPNLVETVKGYASHEEQVFRETAELRNQAMRNHGSATEQAVDESALEIGVGRLLAVAEGYPELKADTHFLALQRELSNTEDRIAASRRFYNGNVRELNELREQFPASLVAGVMGVERASYFELTSEAARRAPGWAN from the coding sequence ATGGAAGCCGCTATCCCCCTGCTCCTGCTGCTGGGCGCCGTGTTGGCGGCGCCGTTTGTTTGGTTCCTGATCAACTACAACCGCTTCGTGACGCTCAGGCAGCACTTGCGGGAGAGCTGGTCCGACATCGGGGTCGAGATGCAACGCCGCTACGACCTGATCCCCAACCTGGTCGAGACGGTCAAAGGCTACGCCTCGCACGAGGAGCAGGTCTTCCGCGAGACGGCCGAGTTGAGAAACCAAGCGATGCGGAACCACGGCTCGGCGACCGAGCAAGCGGTCGACGAGTCGGCGCTCGAGATCGGCGTCGGGCGGCTCTTGGCCGTGGCCGAAGGCTATCCCGAGCTGAAGGCCGACACCCACTTCCTGGCGTTGCAACGCGAGTTGTCGAACACCGAGGACCGCATCGCCGCTTCGCGGCGGTTTTACAACGGCAACGTACGGGAGCTGAACGAGCTGCGCGAGCAGTTCCCGGCGAGCCTTGTGGCGGGCGTGATGGGCGTCGAGCGGGCGAGCTACTTCGAGCTGACGAGTGAAGCCGCTCGTCGGGCTCCCGGCTGGGCCAACTGA
- a CDS encoding 2-oxoacid:ferredoxin oxidoreductase subunit beta, giving the protein MSVETPLPVLKPADFASDQEVRWCPGCGDYSILAQMKKVMPTLGVPREKVVFISGIGCSSRFPYYMNTYGMHTIHGRAPAVATGLKTSRPDLQVWVITGDGDGLSIGGNHLMHCIRRNMDLNIVLFNNRIYGLTKGQYSPTSPLGKRTKSTPMGAIDNPLHPLSIAIGCEATFVARSIDTNVKHLEQTLKRAAGHKGTAFVEVYQNCNVFNDGAWSYAKDRDTKAETTLELEHGKPLIFGKDRDKGVRLNGLEPEVVELGKGITEDDLLFHDEKSAEPSLAYLLSRMRHEDGFPEPIGVFRSVDKPRYDELINDQITQATSERGPGDLDKLFNAGETWTVE; this is encoded by the coding sequence ATGTCTGTCGAAACACCGCTCCCCGTTCTCAAGCCCGCCGACTTCGCCAGCGACCAAGAGGTCCGCTGGTGCCCCGGTTGTGGCGACTACTCGATCCTCGCGCAGATGAAGAAGGTCATGCCGACCCTCGGCGTGCCGCGTGAGAAGGTGGTGTTCATCTCGGGCATCGGCTGCAGCAGCCGGTTCCCGTACTACATGAACACGTACGGCATGCACACGATCCACGGCCGTGCGCCGGCGGTCGCGACGGGCCTGAAGACCAGCCGCCCCGACCTGCAGGTGTGGGTCATCACGGGCGACGGCGACGGGCTGTCGATCGGCGGCAACCACCTGATGCACTGCATCCGGCGGAACATGGACCTGAACATCGTGCTGTTCAACAACCGCATCTACGGCCTGACGAAGGGTCAGTACTCGCCCACCTCGCCGCTCGGCAAGCGGACGAAGAGCACGCCGATGGGGGCGATCGACAACCCGCTGCACCCGCTGTCGATCGCCATCGGCTGCGAGGCGACCTTTGTCGCCCGCAGCATCGACACGAACGTCAAGCACCTGGAGCAAACCCTCAAGCGTGCGGCCGGCCACAAGGGCACGGCCTTTGTTGAGGTCTACCAGAACTGCAACGTCTTTAACGACGGCGCCTGGAGCTACGCCAAGGACCGCGACACCAAGGCCGAAACCACGCTCGAGCTCGAGCACGGCAAGCCGCTGATCTTCGGCAAGGACCGCGACAAGGGCGTGCGGCTCAACGGCCTGGAGCCCGAGGTCGTGGAGCTCGGCAAGGGCATCACCGAAGACGACCTGCTGTTCCACGACGAGAAGTCGGCCGAGCCGAGCCTCGCCTACTTGCTCAGCCGCATGCGTCACGAGGACGGCTTCCCCGAGCCGATCGGCGTGTTCCGCAGCGTCGACAAGCCGCGTTACGACGAGCTGATCAACGACCAGATCACGCAGGCCACGAGCGAGCGCGGACCGGGCGACCTCGACAAACTATTCAACGCCGGCGAGACCTGGACCGTAGAGTAA
- a CDS encoding cytochrome c, producing the protein MKPLGVAVVILVGLGGSAASAAERAAPPTFSEEERAVFFDDAFAALEGERPDYSAPAAEQPTAIAPAPATAGAWGDWIAADVVETEIKRQAAAIAEATRSEPAFRAGGWRQTRDAAALLGLMFRVAAEHDEPVRWQAVAPRWSVSFAGAAAEIDSGAPFQRAEALRDALAELVRGARPEPPVTSNGSPAGRGVLMRRMELATGERLPETLVDRRSWRRGAADARHEAQLLAVLAEALLAEGLEDADDESYAAYARQLREAASSLATAAEGEDRAAAATALEACQRSCAACHDDYRG; encoded by the coding sequence ATGAAACCTCTTGGCGTGGCGGTCGTGATTCTGGTGGGCCTGGGGGGGTCGGCTGCAAGCGCCGCCGAGCGCGCGGCGCCGCCCACGTTCAGCGAGGAGGAGCGGGCCGTCTTCTTCGACGACGCGTTCGCGGCCCTCGAGGGCGAGCGGCCCGACTACTCGGCGCCGGCGGCGGAGCAGCCCACGGCGATCGCCCCGGCGCCGGCGACCGCTGGGGCGTGGGGAGATTGGATCGCCGCCGACGTGGTCGAGACCGAGATCAAACGCCAAGCCGCCGCGATCGCCGAGGCGACGCGCTCCGAGCCGGCGTTCCGCGCCGGCGGTTGGCGACAAACGCGCGACGCGGCGGCGCTGCTGGGGCTGATGTTCCGTGTGGCCGCCGAGCACGACGAACCGGTCCGCTGGCAAGCTGTGGCGCCGCGCTGGAGCGTCTCGTTCGCCGGCGCCGCGGCGGAGATCGACAGCGGCGCCCCCTTCCAACGAGCCGAAGCCCTACGCGACGCGCTCGCCGAGCTCGTCCGCGGAGCTCGCCCCGAGCCGCCTGTCACCAGCAACGGGTCGCCCGCCGGCCGCGGCGTGCTGATGCGGCGGATGGAGCTGGCCACGGGCGAGCGGCTGCCGGAGACGCTCGTCGACCGGCGTTCCTGGCGTCGCGGCGCCGCCGACGCCCGCCACGAGGCGCAGCTGCTGGCCGTGCTAGCCGAGGCCCTGCTCGCCGAGGGGCTCGAGGACGCCGACGACGAGTCGTACGCCGCCTACGCCCGACAGCTCCGCGAAGCGGCCAGTTCGCTCGCCACGGCGGCCGAGGGCGAGGACCGGGCGGCCGCCGCGACCGCTCTGGAGGCGTGCCAGCGGTCTTGCGCGGCGTGCCACGACGACTATCGCGGCTGA
- a CDS encoding peptidylprolyl isomerase: MIHRTLPQTLLVLAVALTTSAADATVVKFLTPLGRFDVELYDDEAPLTVANFLEYVEDGDFIDSIIHRSAKTADSGVNVIQGGGFYDDFTSVPTNAPVVNEFASDRSNVRGTIAMARLGGQPDSATSQWFVNTTDNLALDGIDGGFTVFGIVLDNGMDVVDAIADLGRVNAGGAFGALPVLDVMDGTASDNLVTVDVYVVPEPSVLVLSGLALVGVVARRRVA, encoded by the coding sequence ATGATCCACCGCACACTCCCCCAGACCCTTCTGGTGCTCGCCGTCGCGCTAACGACCTCGGCGGCGGACGCTACGGTCGTGAAGTTCCTCACGCCGCTCGGCCGTTTTGACGTCGAGCTGTACGACGACGAGGCTCCGCTCACCGTGGCGAATTTCCTTGAATACGTTGAGGACGGCGACTTCATCGACTCGATCATCCACCGCTCGGCGAAAACCGCCGACTCGGGCGTGAACGTGATCCAAGGCGGCGGGTTCTACGACGACTTTACTAGCGTTCCCACCAACGCGCCGGTCGTGAACGAGTTCGCCTCCGACCGTTCGAACGTCCGCGGCACGATCGCGATGGCTCGTTTGGGCGGACAGCCCGACAGCGCCACTTCGCAGTGGTTCGTCAACACCACCGACAACCTCGCGCTCGATGGGATCGACGGTGGTTTCACCGTGTTCGGGATCGTCCTGGACAACGGAATGGACGTGGTCGACGCGATCGCCGATCTCGGCAGGGTGAACGCCGGCGGCGCCTTTGGCGCCCTGCCCGTGCTCGACGTCATGGATGGCACGGCCTCGGACAACCTCGTGACGGTTGACGTTTACGTGGTCCCCGAGCCGAGTGTGCTCGTGCTGTCGGGGCTGGCGCTGGTGGGCGTGGTCGCACGCCGCCGAGTGGCCTAG
- a CDS encoding phosphatase PAP2 family protein has translation MLSPIREFAARFRSHWRLLSVLLVGALALWGFLELADEVAEGEMQALDERLLLALRDADDPAEPVGPRWLEELMRDFTALGGVGVTTLITVFAAGLLWLQDKRRVATLLLVAVVGGTLLGLLLKSGFDRPRPDLVPHGSHVYTRSFPSGHSMTAAVVYLTLGATVAAAQRGRRLRWFVMGSAVLVTVAVGMSRVYLGVHWPTDVLAGWAIGVAWAIVSWLAVTTLARGWGERGDGAP, from the coding sequence ATGCTCAGCCCCATCCGTGAATTCGCCGCGCGGTTCCGAAGCCACTGGCGGCTGCTGTCGGTGCTGCTCGTGGGGGCGTTGGCGCTGTGGGGCTTTCTCGAGCTCGCCGACGAGGTGGCCGAGGGCGAGATGCAAGCGCTCGACGAGCGGCTGCTGCTCGCGCTGCGCGACGCCGACGACCCGGCCGAGCCGGTCGGGCCCCGTTGGCTCGAAGAGCTGATGCGCGACTTCACCGCGCTGGGGGGCGTGGGTGTCACGACGCTGATCACCGTGTTCGCCGCCGGGCTGCTGTGGCTGCAGGACAAACGCCGTGTCGCGACGCTGCTGCTGGTGGCCGTGGTGGGGGGCACGCTGCTCGGCCTGCTGCTCAAGAGCGGCTTCGACCGCCCCCGCCCCGACCTCGTGCCGCACGGCTCGCACGTTTACACACGCAGCTTCCCGAGCGGGCACTCGATGACCGCGGCGGTGGTCTACCTGACGCTCGGCGCCACGGTCGCCGCGGCCCAGCGGGGCCGCCGCTTGCGCTGGTTCGTCATGGGGTCGGCGGTGCTGGTGACCGTGGCCGTCGGCATGAGCCGCGTGTACCTGGGCGTCCACTGGCCGACCGACGTGCTGGCCGGCTGGGCGATCGGCGTCGCGTGGGCCATCGTGAGTTGGCTGGCGGTCACGACCCTGGCCCGCGGCTGGGGCGAACGCGGCGACGGCGCGCCGTGA